A portion of the Desulfopila inferna genome contains these proteins:
- a CDS encoding TRAP transporter large permease, protein MILFAVSLATMLLFGFPFMVTLLGSLILYLLVYMPDFAPRMIITMVQQVIAGVTPPALVCVPMFILSATIITSGESAKRLIHMLKVFVGHFPGGLAITTNASCTLFGAVSGSTQATVAAIGGTMRPMLLEAGYKSPFTLGLIINASDIAFLIPPSIGFIVYGVATSTSIGMLFLAGIFPGLMILVMFSIYCYGYSKFNKIPTLPRASWGERYNAVRRGLPVMGFPVIIVGGIYTGILSPTEASAAAVLYAILLETVIYRSLTFERIIDAFLQTGVITGVVFILVGAGQAFSFLIGFLQLPAQLLPPLFGPDPSMLWVITIVIVVYFVACMFVDPIVAIFILSPVFQPYVEGAGVDPILLGTLVTLQAAIGSATPPFGCDIFTAQLIFRRPYLEVIGHALPFLLILMLATVLLVAFPQIALWLPNMAMGGGF, encoded by the coding sequence ATGATACTCTTTGCTGTTTCACTGGCAACCATGCTGCTTTTCGGATTTCCCTTCATGGTTACCCTGTTGGGTTCTCTCATCCTCTATCTGCTTGTGTACATGCCGGATTTTGCCCCCAGGATGATCATTACCATGGTGCAGCAGGTCATTGCGGGAGTGACGCCGCCGGCATTGGTATGCGTGCCGATGTTCATTCTTTCAGCCACTATTATCACCTCGGGGGAATCGGCCAAAAGGCTGATTCATATGCTCAAGGTCTTTGTCGGTCATTTTCCCGGCGGCTTGGCAATTACCACCAACGCCAGCTGTACGCTTTTCGGCGCTGTTTCAGGATCAACCCAGGCTACGGTTGCCGCCATCGGCGGAACCATGCGGCCGATGCTCCTGGAAGCCGGCTACAAAAGCCCTTTTACTTTGGGGCTGATCATCAATGCCAGCGATATCGCCTTCCTGATTCCGCCAAGCATCGGTTTTATCGTGTACGGCGTAGCCACCAGTACCTCCATCGGCATGCTCTTTCTGGCCGGTATTTTTCCCGGCCTGATGATTCTTGTGATGTTTTCCATCTACTGTTATGGCTATTCAAAGTTCAATAAAATCCCGACGCTGCCCAGGGCCAGCTGGGGCGAGCGCTATAATGCGGTAAGGAGAGGTCTGCCGGTAATGGGTTTCCCGGTGATTATCGTCGGTGGGATCTACACAGGGATATTGAGTCCGACAGAAGCATCCGCTGCCGCAGTGCTTTACGCAATTCTTCTGGAAACGGTTATATATCGAAGTCTCACCTTTGAGAGGATTATCGACGCCTTCCTGCAGACAGGAGTGATCACCGGCGTAGTATTTATACTTGTCGGTGCGGGGCAGGCCTTTTCCTTTCTTATTGGTTTTCTGCAGCTTCCGGCGCAACTGCTGCCGCCGCTTTTCGGTCCGGATCCTTCAATGCTGTGGGTCATCACCATTGTTATCGTGGTGTATTTCGTCGCCTGCATGTTCGTTGATCCGATAGTAGCCATTTTTATTCTCAGTCCGGTATTCCAACCTTATGTAGAAGGTGCCGGAGTGGATCCCATTTTACTGGGAACACTGGTAACCCTGCAGGCCGCCATCGGCTCGGCGACACCGCCGTTCGGCTGCGATATATTTACGGCCCAGCTTATCTTCAGGAGGCCTTATCTTGAAGTTATAGGGCACGCCCTGCCGTTTTTACTGATACTGATGCTGGCAACGGTTCTCCTGGTAGCCTTTCCTCAAATTGCCTTGTGGCTGCCGAATATGGCAATGGGCGGAGGATTTTGA
- the dctP gene encoding TRAP transporter substrate-binding protein DctP yields the protein MKKFMMASLTLCAISVFGIASAANYTGPPVNAKLASEEIEGDFMTVWANNFSKHMKEWSDGKINIEVYPYGTLGTTGDINELAQMGVVDFVFSDHAWISSFVPQAQALALNYIFPTEQVPQVLDWTVRNGDFMPLLEDAFRKNDLVPLSIMFEGWQWVTSNKEINSLEDMNGLKLRLMSSKLLVETYKAYGASPTPMSYGEVYSGLQMGLIDAQVNPLFAIYSMKFYEVQDYVTQLKSEPFIGIPTANQKFFDGLTKEAQDEMRNFWINSIIPAGEWITERNQGDMEKMKKDKSSLKFHVLDDEAIVEFKQKAETVYPQYRKIGGEGADQILDALLNDIKGAEKALNIQ from the coding sequence ATGAAAAAGTTTATGATGGCTTCACTTACACTTTGCGCTATTTCAGTATTTGGAATAGCTAGTGCCGCGAATTATACAGGCCCCCCGGTAAATGCTAAGTTGGCATCGGAGGAGATAGAGGGCGACTTTATGACCGTCTGGGCCAATAATTTCTCCAAGCACATGAAAGAATGGTCCGATGGCAAGATAAATATCGAGGTGTACCCCTATGGTACGCTTGGCACCACCGGCGATATCAATGAACTGGCTCAGATGGGTGTTGTTGATTTTGTTTTTTCCGATCATGCCTGGATAAGCTCTTTCGTTCCCCAGGCTCAGGCTCTTGCCCTGAACTATATTTTCCCGACGGAACAAGTCCCTCAGGTCCTTGACTGGACTGTCCGCAATGGCGATTTCATGCCCTTGCTCGAAGATGCCTTCCGAAAAAATGATCTGGTTCCCCTGTCAATCATGTTTGAAGGCTGGCAGTGGGTTACCTCAAACAAGGAAATCAACTCTTTGGAAGACATGAATGGACTCAAGCTCAGACTGATGTCATCCAAGCTGCTGGTCGAGACCTACAAGGCTTATGGGGCCAGTCCGACTCCCATGAGCTATGGAGAGGTCTACAGTGGTCTGCAGATGGGTTTGATCGATGCTCAGGTGAACCCCCTGTTTGCTATCTACAGCATGAAATTCTATGAAGTTCAGGACTATGTCACCCAATTGAAAAGCGAACCTTTTATCGGCATTCCCACGGCAAACCAGAAGTTTTTTGACGGTTTGACCAAGGAGGCCCAGGATGAGATGCGCAATTTCTGGATCAACTCCATTATTCCCGCAGGTGAATGGATCACCGAACGTAATCAGGGAGATATGGAAAAGATGAAGAAAGACAAGTCTTCTTTGAAATTCCATGTTCTTGATGATGAGGCCATCGTAGAATTTAAGCAGAAGGCTGAAACGGTATATCCACAATATCGAAAAATCGGCGGCGAAGGGGCCGACCAGATCCTGGATGCACTGCTCAACGACATCAAAGGTGCAGAAAAAGCGCTCAATATTCAATAA
- a CDS encoding threonine/serine dehydratase: MTIEMPSFHDVYKARQRIRDMVWKTPLISDAALAETCGAADVHLKLECLQHTGSFKVRGATNKILSLDDEHRKRGVITFSTGNHGKAVAFVAAQKNIRAVVCLSEHVPTYRVEMIRSIGAELEVKGASQDEAERHYCALAEEQGLTRVEPFDDPLIIAGQGTIATEILSELPQTDVLLVQLSGGGLLAGIAMAAKSINPMIYVIGISIEQSPAMLHSIKACRPVEIEEKDTLADSLLGGIGMDNRYTMPLVQQYVDDHVCVSEEQVKDGMFHIFEKHRLIVEGAAAVGVGALLNGLVEVRGKRVVALLSGSTIDSAVYLKAIEERMKR, encoded by the coding sequence ATGACAATTGAAATGCCCAGTTTCCATGATGTCTATAAGGCCCGGCAGCGGATTAGGGATATGGTTTGGAAGACGCCGCTTATCTCTGATGCTGCATTGGCTGAAACATGCGGTGCCGCCGATGTTCATCTGAAACTCGAATGTCTGCAGCATACCGGATCTTTCAAAGTAAGAGGGGCCACCAACAAGATTCTCAGTCTTGACGATGAACACAGGAAGAGGGGAGTGATCACCTTTTCCACCGGCAATCATGGCAAAGCGGTTGCCTTCGTGGCGGCGCAGAAAAATATTCGGGCAGTGGTGTGTCTCTCCGAACATGTTCCTACCTATCGGGTGGAGATGATCAGATCGATAGGGGCCGAGCTCGAGGTAAAAGGCGCTTCCCAGGATGAGGCGGAAAGACATTATTGTGCGCTTGCCGAAGAGCAGGGACTTACCAGGGTGGAGCCTTTTGACGATCCTTTGATCATCGCCGGTCAGGGAACCATTGCCACGGAAATTTTGAGTGAGCTGCCGCAGACCGATGTCCTTCTGGTTCAACTGTCGGGTGGAGGGCTGCTGGCCGGTATAGCCATGGCGGCAAAATCGATTAATCCCATGATTTATGTGATTGGCATCTCCATCGAACAATCACCGGCGATGCTTCATAGCATTAAGGCGTGCAGGCCTGTGGAGATCGAGGAGAAAGATACCCTGGCCGATTCCCTGCTCGGCGGAATCGGCATGGATAACCGCTACACCATGCCGCTGGTGCAGCAGTATGTCGATGACCATGTCTGTGTCAGCGAAGAACAGGTGAAAGACGGTATGTTTCACATCTTCGAAAAGCACAGGCTTATTGTCGAGGGTGCGGCGGCTGTGGGGGTCGGCGCGCTGCTCAACGGTCTGGTGGAAGTGAGGGGTAAACGGGTGGTGGCTCTGCTCTCCGGCTCCACTATCGATTCAGCCGTTTATCTCAAGGCGATTGAGGAAAGAATGAAACGATGA
- a CDS encoding M20 metallopeptidase family protein encodes MQIHEEIEQCRDELISLRRDFHQHPELGFEEHRTAKIVETYLQALGLETERMATTGVVAVLEGELPGPTLMLRTDMDGLPIQEENDIPYASENPGVMHACGHDAHMAMLLMAARILVNRREDIRGSIKFVFQPNEEIAGAIYMVEEGVLEKPKVDAVLGIHVWTSLESGKIGITAGAVMGGLDVFKLTIFGRGGHTGLPEKAIDPILAAANLIQTTQMIQTREISNLKSTLIMFGKIAGGTKSNIIPDSVELEGSIRFIYKGGPDSVEQPTERFIRIAEQVCATHRCTCEINIEHENTPLINDPAMVEVAKSAAREVFTEESSLVDNISIASEDFSEFSERVPGVFMFLGAGNHLKETDFPHHNPRFNIDEDVLTNGVAMYVRAALHYFNRGREEKRR; translated from the coding sequence ATGCAAATACACGAAGAAATTGAACAGTGCCGGGATGAATTAATTTCCCTGCGGCGGGATTTTCATCAACATCCTGAACTTGGATTTGAGGAACACCGTACTGCCAAGATCGTGGAAACCTACCTGCAGGCGCTTGGACTTGAAACCGAGCGTATGGCGACAACCGGAGTCGTTGCCGTGCTGGAAGGAGAGCTGCCCGGCCCGACTCTTATGCTGCGGACTGACATGGATGGCCTGCCGATTCAGGAAGAAAATGACATTCCCTATGCGTCAGAAAACCCCGGAGTGATGCATGCCTGCGGCCACGACGCACATATGGCCATGTTGCTGATGGCTGCCAGAATCCTGGTGAACCGTCGCGAGGATATCCGTGGTTCCATCAAATTTGTTTTTCAGCCAAACGAGGAAATTGCCGGCGCCATTTACATGGTGGAAGAAGGTGTACTCGAAAAACCCAAAGTCGATGCAGTCTTGGGTATCCATGTGTGGACATCTCTGGAATCCGGCAAAATTGGAATTACCGCCGGAGCGGTGATGGGCGGACTGGATGTTTTCAAGCTGACAATTTTCGGAAGAGGCGGCCATACGGGCCTGCCTGAAAAAGCGATAGACCCTATTCTGGCCGCGGCAAATCTTATCCAGACTACGCAGATGATTCAGACCAGAGAGATAAGCAATCTTAAATCCACTTTGATCATGTTTGGCAAAATTGCCGGTGGCACCAAGAGCAATATCATCCCTGACAGTGTGGAACTGGAAGGTTCTATCCGTTTTATTTATAAGGGAGGCCCTGATAGCGTGGAGCAGCCGACGGAACGTTTCATCCGTATCGCCGAGCAGGTTTGCGCAACTCACCGGTGTACCTGTGAGATCAATATAGAACATGAAAACACTCCTCTGATAAATGATCCGGCAATGGTCGAAGTCGCCAAGTCAGCGGCAAGAGAGGTATTCACCGAAGAGAGCAGCCTGGTCGACAATATCTCCATTGCCAGTGAAGATTTTTCTGAATTCAGTGAGCGGGTTCCTGGTGTTTTTATGTTTCTGGGTGCCGGTAATCATCTCAAGGAAACCGATTTCCCACACCATAATCCCAGATTTAATATTGATGAAGATGTTTTGACAAACGGTGTTGCCATGTATGTGAGAGCAGCGCTGCACTATTTCAACCGAGGCAGGGAAGAGAAAAGGAGGTGA
- a CDS encoding M3 family oligoendopeptidase: protein MTTEKSLNETLKTVDILWNLEDLYAGVDDEAVGEDSEWCKKEGADIADNYKEKLASLSAEQLNTLVGRLENLESRLGKLATFAFLNFTTQVDNAKAGAFYQQIRELISEVETGLVFFELEWNELPADHVENILQENILSHYRHYLRSMRRYRPHLLSEKEEKLLIERKVVGRSSWNTLFEKVFGNLRFGEKKRTEEEVLTELYSNSREVRQQAAAELTEGLRSQNHILTHIYNTLAAEKMITDRQRKYTSWVSSMNLENQLHDSTVESLVAAVTDRYDIVQRYYSVKKELLGLQELYDYDRYAPLPALPTKQVDWQESRSIVLDSFADFSPQMADTARLFFEKNYIHAPVIPGKRGGAFAHPCVPEVHPYVMVNYTGSLRDISTVAHELGHGVHQVMAAENGYFYSDTPLVLAETASVFAELLVFRAQLELLENDAEKKAFICQKLESIFATVFRQTAMNRFEEAMHQGRREKGELSNEQLSGFWLETQRKMFGKSVTLTEDYGIWWSYIPHFLATPGYVYSYAFGELLVLALYGIYEREGAPFIEKYFDLLQAGGSDTPYNLLKPFGIDLNDKSFWNQGLNLIDSMLKEVE from the coding sequence ATGACTACGGAAAAATCCCTCAATGAGACACTGAAAACCGTTGATATTCTCTGGAATCTTGAAGATCTCTACGCCGGCGTTGATGATGAGGCCGTTGGAGAAGACAGCGAATGGTGCAAAAAAGAAGGAGCCGATATTGCCGATAATTATAAAGAAAAATTGGCATCCCTCTCCGCCGAACAACTCAATACTCTGGTCGGCCGTCTGGAAAACCTGGAGAGCAGACTCGGTAAGCTCGCCACCTTCGCCTTTCTCAATTTCACCACACAGGTGGACAACGCCAAAGCCGGTGCTTTTTATCAGCAGATACGCGAACTGATCAGCGAGGTTGAGACCGGCCTTGTTTTTTTCGAGTTGGAATGGAATGAACTTCCCGCCGATCATGTGGAAAACATCCTTCAGGAAAATATACTCTCTCATTACCGCCACTATCTCAGATCCATGCGGAGATATCGCCCCCATCTGCTTTCTGAGAAGGAGGAAAAACTCCTCATTGAAAGAAAGGTCGTGGGTCGCAGCAGTTGGAACACCTTGTTTGAAAAGGTTTTCGGAAACCTGCGCTTCGGAGAAAAAAAGCGCACCGAAGAAGAAGTACTCACCGAGCTTTACAGCAACAGCAGGGAAGTGCGACAGCAGGCTGCTGCTGAATTGACCGAAGGACTGCGGAGTCAGAATCATATTCTTACCCATATTTATAACACCCTGGCTGCGGAAAAGATGATTACCGACCGGCAGCGCAAATACACCTCCTGGGTCAGTTCGATGAATCTGGAAAACCAGCTGCACGACTCCACCGTGGAGTCGTTGGTTGCGGCAGTAACTGATCGGTACGATATCGTCCAGCGTTATTATTCAGTTAAAAAGGAGCTGCTCGGTCTGCAGGAGCTCTATGATTACGACCGTTATGCTCCGCTTCCGGCCCTGCCCACAAAGCAGGTGGATTGGCAGGAAAGCCGCTCAATCGTTCTTGATTCGTTTGCCGATTTTTCGCCGCAAATGGCAGATACGGCGAGACTTTTTTTCGAGAAAAATTACATCCACGCACCGGTAATTCCCGGAAAACGAGGCGGTGCCTTTGCCCATCCCTGCGTTCCTGAAGTCCATCCATACGTTATGGTCAATTACACCGGCAGCCTCAGGGATATTTCCACCGTGGCCCACGAACTCGGCCATGGCGTCCATCAGGTAATGGCGGCTGAAAACGGATATTTTTATAGCGACACCCCTTTGGTTCTGGCCGAAACGGCTTCGGTTTTCGCTGAACTTCTGGTTTTTCGAGCACAGCTCGAACTTCTTGAGAACGACGCGGAAAAGAAGGCCTTTATCTGTCAGAAGCTGGAGTCGATCTTCGCCACGGTTTTCCGCCAGACCGCCATGAACCGTTTTGAAGAGGCCATGCACCAGGGTCGCCGTGAAAAGGGAGAGCTGAGCAATGAACAGCTCAGCGGTTTCTGGCTGGAGACACAACGAAAAATGTTCGGGAAATCCGTCACGCTGACCGAAGACTACGGCATCTGGTGGTCCTATATCCCGCACTTTCTCGCCACTCCAGGATATGTCTACTCCTATGCCTTCGGCGAGTTGCTTGTGCTGGCACTCTACGGCATCTATGAAAGGGAAGGCGCTCCCTTCATTGAGAAATATTTTGACCTGCTTCAGGCCGGCGGCTCGGATACACCATACAATCTACTCAAACCCTTTGGCATCGACTTAAATGACAAATCCTTCTGGAATCAGGGGCTCAACCTGATTGACTCCATGCTCAAGGAAGTGGAATAG
- a CDS encoding D-2-hydroxyacid dehydrogenase, with product MNIVVLDGYTLNPGDLDWQPLAARGNLRVYDRTPEEQIPERAQKAEILFTNKTVLSGSTLEKLPALRYIGVLATGYDVIDIEAARQRNIAVANVPGYGAESVAQMVFAHILHITNNVAQHSHDVIAGGWGKTSDYCYWLTPQVELTDKVMGIIGYGRIGRATAKLARAFQMKLLIHTRTIPKDLPDNSRHVELEELLATSDIITLHCPLTEQTRQLINPGTIGLMKDSAILINCSRGQLVDEEALAQALNSGRIRAAGLDVLSEEPVRQANPLIGADNCTITPHIAWATREARTRLLNIAAQNLQAFLEGKSTNRII from the coding sequence ATGAACATCGTCGTTCTCGACGGCTATACCCTGAATCCGGGCGATCTTGACTGGCAACCGCTTGCAGCCCGAGGCAACCTCCGGGTATATGACCGCACCCCTGAAGAGCAGATTCCTGAACGAGCCCAAAAAGCGGAGATTCTCTTCACCAATAAAACAGTGCTTTCCGGGTCAACACTCGAGAAGTTGCCGGCTCTGCGATATATCGGTGTGCTGGCAACCGGGTATGATGTGATCGATATCGAGGCCGCTCGGCAGAGAAATATCGCCGTCGCCAATGTTCCCGGCTATGGTGCCGAATCCGTGGCCCAGATGGTCTTCGCCCATATCCTTCATATCACCAATAATGTAGCACAGCATTCCCATGACGTCATTGCCGGAGGGTGGGGCAAAACCAGTGACTATTGTTACTGGCTCACACCCCAGGTTGAGCTTACAGACAAGGTTATGGGCATCATCGGCTATGGCAGGATTGGCCGCGCTACGGCAAAGCTGGCCAGGGCCTTTCAAATGAAGCTGTTGATACATACCCGAACAATTCCCAAGGATCTGCCGGATAACAGCCGTCATGTAGAACTTGAAGAGCTGCTCGCCACCTCCGACATCATCACCCTGCACTGCCCCTTAACCGAACAGACCAGGCAGCTGATCAACCCGGGAACCATTGGGCTGATGAAGGATTCCGCTATCCTGATAAACTGCAGCAGGGGGCAGCTGGTCGATGAGGAAGCATTGGCACAGGCGCTTAATTCAGGAAGAATACGGGCAGCCGGTCTCGATGTACTTTCAGAGGAGCCGGTCAGGCAAGCAAACCCGCTGATCGGCGCCGACAACTGCACCATAACACCCCATATTGCCTGGGCTACACGGGAAGCAAGGACCCGACTCCTGAACATCGCGGCCCAGAACCTTCAGGCCTTTCTTGAGGGAAAAAGTACCAACCGCATCATCTAA
- a CDS encoding M24 family metallopeptidase, whose product MQKKLLFSREEYLNRLGKVKERMDHEGIEVLLVIDPANMNYLTGYDGWSFYVHQGVIVDLREENPLWFGREQDANGARQTCWLPDDCIVGYPDYYVQSRYTHTMCFVADLLEKRGLSAKRLGLEMDGYWFNARMYLTLQQELPEATLLDGTNLVNWVKTVKSTTEIGYMREAAVICEKVMRTAIETIAPGVWEKDAAAEVCRAQIAGTETYGGSSPAIFPIMPSGLRTAAAHLTFEPDRLYRSGDVVMLELAGARHRYNMPLSRTLYLGDPPEDLRKTADGVVGGLQQTLEFIGPGVTAEAVEERWRQAIAHTGVVKPSRVGYSFGLNYVPDWGEHTVSLRPGDKTILEPGMTLHFMPGIWLDTYGFECSEPILVTESGCELFVDFERRLFVK is encoded by the coding sequence ATGCAGAAGAAGTTATTGTTTTCCCGAGAGGAATATTTAAATCGCCTGGGAAAGGTAAAGGAGCGCATGGATCATGAAGGTATCGAGGTCCTGCTGGTAATCGACCCTGCCAATATGAACTATCTTACGGGTTACGACGGCTGGTCGTTTTATGTTCATCAGGGCGTCATAGTCGATCTGAGGGAGGAGAATCCGCTATGGTTCGGTCGCGAACAGGATGCCAACGGAGCCCGGCAGACCTGCTGGCTGCCCGATGACTGTATTGTCGGTTATCCCGACTACTATGTCCAATCACGCTACACCCATACCATGTGTTTTGTGGCCGATCTCCTGGAGAAAAGAGGACTGTCTGCCAAACGTCTTGGCTTGGAAATGGATGGTTATTGGTTTAATGCCCGCATGTACCTGACCTTACAGCAGGAACTGCCGGAGGCGACACTGCTGGACGGTACTAATCTGGTAAACTGGGTGAAAACCGTCAAGTCAACAACGGAAATCGGTTATATGCGCGAGGCCGCCGTGATCTGTGAAAAAGTAATGCGGACGGCAATCGAGACCATTGCGCCCGGGGTGTGGGAAAAGGATGCGGCTGCCGAGGTATGCCGTGCCCAGATTGCCGGGACGGAAACCTATGGTGGTTCATCTCCAGCTATTTTTCCAATCATGCCCTCCGGATTAAGAACCGCTGCCGCTCATCTGACCTTTGAGCCCGATCGGCTGTACCGTTCGGGCGACGTCGTTATGCTGGAGTTAGCCGGTGCCAGGCATCGATATAATATGCCGCTGTCACGTACTTTGTACCTTGGTGATCCGCCTGAAGATCTCAGGAAAACCGCCGATGGTGTCGTGGGTGGACTGCAGCAGACCCTTGAATTTATCGGACCTGGAGTTACCGCCGAAGCGGTGGAAGAGCGCTGGCGACAGGCCATTGCCCATACCGGTGTGGTCAAGCCTTCCCGGGTTGGCTATTCCTTCGGCTTGAACTATGTCCCGGATTGGGGCGAGCACACCGTCAGTCTGCGGCCGGGGGACAAGACCATCCTCGAACCTGGCATGACCCTGCATTTCATGCCCGGTATATGGCTGGATACCTATGGGTTTGAGTGCAGTGAACCGATTCTTGTTACAGAGTCGGGCTGCGAATTGTTTGTAGATTTTGAGAGGCGGTTGTTTGTAAAGTAA
- a CDS encoding TRAP transporter small permease — MKTDSKAPVKIGVLRRVNRTIGKVVNAVEVSVLVTCVGALAILLITNVIARTFFQSIYFAEEISKFLVMLTTFTGVSYGVRKARHIRMGAFLDSMPPKMEKVFIIIISLISALVMAIMTWASWKYLMNAMAMQHMTPALRMPSWTFYVIIPIGFGLACIQYIRTILKNLIEKDPWQSPDQQSEYEDEEIGGAI; from the coding sequence ATGAAAACAGACAGTAAAGCTCCTGTGAAAATTGGCGTTCTGCGGCGTGTTAATCGGACTATCGGTAAGGTGGTCAATGCAGTGGAAGTCTCTGTCCTGGTAACATGTGTTGGCGCTCTGGCCATATTACTGATCACCAACGTTATAGCCCGGACATTTTTTCAAAGTATATATTTTGCCGAAGAGATATCAAAATTCCTGGTGATGCTGACAACCTTCACCGGGGTCAGCTATGGAGTCCGCAAGGCCCGCCATATTCGCATGGGAGCTTTTCTCGATTCCATGCCTCCGAAGATGGAAAAGGTCTTCATTATCATTATATCCCTTATAAGCGCCCTGGTGATGGCCATAATGACCTGGGCTTCCTGGAAATATCTGATGAATGCCATGGCAATGCAGCACATGACGCCTGCTCTGCGCATGCCGTCATGGACATTTTATGTAATCATACCCATCGGCTTCGGCCTCGCCTGTATTCAGTACATTCGTACGATTCTGAAAAATCTGATTGAAAAGGATCCCTGGCAGTCTCCGGATCAACAGAGCGAATATGAAGATGAAGAAATCGGAGGAGCGATATGA
- a CDS encoding RidA family protein: protein MQKEIIYTDKAPEPGPYSQAVKYGDLIFVSGQTSEDPQTNKPIHDSVAAQTERIMTNIRTILEEAGSSLEKVLRVDIYLSTMDHKNEMNTAYLKFFPTDRPARNCVGVRDLDDGLDVEIEVIAGA from the coding sequence ATGCAGAAGGAAATCATATACACCGACAAGGCCCCTGAACCGGGACCCTATTCCCAGGCAGTTAAATACGGCGATCTCATTTTTGTCTCAGGCCAGACTTCCGAAGATCCGCAAACCAATAAACCGATACACGATTCCGTGGCTGCCCAGACCGAGCGGATAATGACCAACATCAGGACCATTCTGGAAGAGGCCGGTTCCAGTCTGGAAAAGGTTTTGCGGGTCGATATCTATCTCAGCACGATGGATCATAAGAACGAGATGAACACCGCCTATCTGAAATTTTTTCCGACAGACCGGCCCGCCCGCAACTGCGTCGGTGTACGCGACCTCGATGATGGGCTCGATGTGGAAATCGAGGTAATTGCCGGGGCTTAA
- a CDS encoding aspartate/glutamate racemase family protein: MIYHTRKGRISSGEAIGILLLDTSVPFIPGDVANATTYDFPVRYKKVEGFTVARAIGKDPSIYPSLLSAAKDLMHQGVRAITGDCGFMALHQNRLSRELDIPVFLSSLLQIPFILTIIGEGRKVGILTADGTSLDGSLLTAVGVSEGSRLVIEGLESCPSFYRFAIEESGELDVAAVQEEIVAAAKKVAANSEVACLLLECSLLPPYGVAIQEAVDLPVFDYITMINFVFSAVVKKKYHGFI; the protein is encoded by the coding sequence ATGATTTATCACACGCGAAAAGGCCGGATTTCAAGCGGCGAGGCTATCGGTATACTTTTACTCGATACTTCCGTTCCTTTTATTCCGGGCGATGTGGCCAATGCTACCACCTATGATTTTCCGGTTCGCTATAAAAAGGTAGAGGGGTTCACGGTGGCGAGGGCCATCGGCAAGGATCCCTCTATTTATCCTTCATTGCTCTCCGCCGCCAAAGATCTGATGCATCAGGGAGTCCGGGCTATTACAGGAGACTGCGGCTTTATGGCGCTGCATCAAAACAGGCTTTCCAGAGAACTCGATATTCCCGTATTCCTCTCTAGTCTTCTACAGATTCCCTTTATTCTTACAATTATCGGTGAGGGACGCAAGGTAGGAATTCTGACCGCCGATGGCACGAGTCTCGATGGCTCTCTGCTGACAGCGGTTGGAGTCTCGGAGGGTAGTCGCCTGGTGATTGAAGGGCTTGAGAGTTGCCCCAGCTTTTATCGTTTTGCCATAGAGGAAAGCGGTGAACTGGATGTTGCCGCGGTTCAGGAAGAGATTGTTGCCGCTGCAAAAAAAGTTGCGGCCAATAGTGAGGTTGCCTGCCTGCTCCTGGAGTGTAGCCTGCTGCCGCCCTATGGTGTTGCTATACAGGAGGCCGTTGACCTGCCTGTTTTTGACTATATCACCATGATCAATTTTGTGTTTTCCGCTGTTGTGAAGAAAAAGTACCACGGTTTCATTTAA